From the genome of Papaver somniferum cultivar HN1 chromosome 2, ASM357369v1, whole genome shotgun sequence, one region includes:
- the LOC113348648 gene encoding transcription factor bHLH112-like isoform X2 has translation MADEYQSSGGICSGNWWNNMKIGLSSSSSPACSTTLTDIGSYNNWPISTITDDQTVDMKYPKLNHQAASPSDTSVIAGTNDVLLDNNSNSQMMGFDLSSPLTTSDWSQPLLSRSSEDHQQKEWSPKNCSGSSGGEDSSSIHSSFKQQQINQGFSLDPQYCYSSNKIDNSDSCTGGLPMSFSMNSASYECSPSTSTLLHSLYEPENHTEQLQRSSYDEDNRMSYPSSTTYTNYQLNPNELSPSHPNWSSKFPQFLKTAVSSRQQPSNTNINNHLQFSNNSQFWNASPTSILTGDNPSRLLPSPQTQFLTPTLNDHQKPNCNNSLGFKPSIEEVQDSSSIVKKSKSSEPTYKRPRMETPSQLPTFKVRKEKLGDRITALQQLCSPFGKTDTASVLYEAIEYIKFLHDQVTVLSNPYMKHGSAPMQYQQNMDNSKDGERTRQDLRSRGLCLVPMSSTFSVTNETSTDFWTPTFGGTYR, from the exons ATGGCAGATGAATATCAAAGTTCAGGAGGAATTTGTAGTGGAAATTGGTGGAATAATATGAAGATtggattatcatcatcatcatcaccagcatGTTCAACTACTCTTACTGATATTGGAAGCTACAACAATTGGCCTATTAGTACTATTACTGATGATCAAACAGTTGATATGAAATATCCTAAACTTAATCATCAAGCTGCATCACCATCTGATACTTCCGTTATTGCTGGTACCAATGATGTTTTACTTGATAATAATTCTAATTCACAGATGATGGGTTTTGATCTTTCATCACCCTTAACAACTTCTGATTGGTCCCAACCCTTACT TAGTAGAAGTAGCGAAGATCATCAGCAAAAGGAGTGGAGTCCCAAAAATTGCTCTGGTAGTAGTGGTGGTGAAGATTCATCATCAATTCATTCTTCATTTAAGCAACAACAAATAAATCAGGGTTTCAGTTTAGACCCACAGTACTGTTACAGTTCTAACAAAATTGACAACAGCGACAGCTGCACAGGAGGTCTACCCATGAGTTTTTCCATGAATTCAGCATCATATGAATGTAGCCCATCAACATCTACGTTATTACACAGTTTATATGAGCCTGAGAATCATACGGAACAACTTCAACGATCATCTTACGATGAGGATAATCGGATGAGTTATCCCAGTTCTACGACGTACACTAATTACCAACTGAATCCAAATGAGTTATCTCCTTCTCATCCAAATTGGTCATCAAAATTCCCTCAGTTTCTTAAAACTGCAGTTTCATCCAGACAACAACCTAGTAATACTAACATTAACAATCATTTGCAATTCTCCAATAACTCTCAGTTTTGGAACGCTTCTCCTACTAGCATATTAACTGGTGATAACCCTTCTCGTCTTCTCCCTTCGCCACAAACTCAATTTTTAACTCCCACTCTCAATGATCATCAGAAACCTAATTGCAACAATAGCCTAGGCTTCAAG CCAAGCATAGAAGAAGTTCAAGATTCAAGCTCGATAGTGAAAAAAAGTAAGAGTAGCGAACCCACTTACAAAAGGCCTCGAATGGAAACACCATCACAATTACCAACGTTTAAG GTTCGAAAAGAGAAGTTGGGAGACCGAATTACCGCACTACAGCAATTGTGTTCTCCTTTTGGGAAG ACTGATACCGCATCAGTGCTTTATGAAGCCATCGAGTACATCAAGTTCCTCCATGATCAAGTTACA GTTCTTAGTAATCCGTATATGAAACATGGATCAGCTCCCATGCAGTACCAACAG AATATGGACAATTCCAAGGATGGAGAGAGAACAAGACAAGATCTAAGAAGCCGAGGTTTATGTTTGGTTCCAATGTCGAGCACCTTCTCAGTTACTAACGAGACTAGTACAGATTTTTGGACACCAACTTTCGGAGGAACTTACAGGTAG
- the LOC113348648 gene encoding transcription factor bHLH112-like isoform X1 gives MADEYQSSGGICSGNWWNNMKIGLSSSSSPACSTTLTDIGSYNNWPISTITDDQTVDMKYPKLNHQAASPSDTSVIAGTNDVLLDNNSNSQMMGFDLSSPLTTSDWSQPLLSSRSSEDHQQKEWSPKNCSGSSGGEDSSSIHSSFKQQQINQGFSLDPQYCYSSNKIDNSDSCTGGLPMSFSMNSASYECSPSTSTLLHSLYEPENHTEQLQRSSYDEDNRMSYPSSTTYTNYQLNPNELSPSHPNWSSKFPQFLKTAVSSRQQPSNTNINNHLQFSNNSQFWNASPTSILTGDNPSRLLPSPQTQFLTPTLNDHQKPNCNNSLGFKPSIEEVQDSSSIVKKSKSSEPTYKRPRMETPSQLPTFKVRKEKLGDRITALQQLCSPFGKTDTASVLYEAIEYIKFLHDQVTVLSNPYMKHGSAPMQYQQNMDNSKDGERTRQDLRSRGLCLVPMSSTFSVTNETSTDFWTPTFGGTYR, from the exons ATGGCAGATGAATATCAAAGTTCAGGAGGAATTTGTAGTGGAAATTGGTGGAATAATATGAAGATtggattatcatcatcatcatcaccagcatGTTCAACTACTCTTACTGATATTGGAAGCTACAACAATTGGCCTATTAGTACTATTACTGATGATCAAACAGTTGATATGAAATATCCTAAACTTAATCATCAAGCTGCATCACCATCTGATACTTCCGTTATTGCTGGTACCAATGATGTTTTACTTGATAATAATTCTAATTCACAGATGATGGGTTTTGATCTTTCATCACCCTTAACAACTTCTGATTGGTCCCAACCCTTACT CAGTAGTAGAAGTAGCGAAGATCATCAGCAAAAGGAGTGGAGTCCCAAAAATTGCTCTGGTAGTAGTGGTGGTGAAGATTCATCATCAATTCATTCTTCATTTAAGCAACAACAAATAAATCAGGGTTTCAGTTTAGACCCACAGTACTGTTACAGTTCTAACAAAATTGACAACAGCGACAGCTGCACAGGAGGTCTACCCATGAGTTTTTCCATGAATTCAGCATCATATGAATGTAGCCCATCAACATCTACGTTATTACACAGTTTATATGAGCCTGAGAATCATACGGAACAACTTCAACGATCATCTTACGATGAGGATAATCGGATGAGTTATCCCAGTTCTACGACGTACACTAATTACCAACTGAATCCAAATGAGTTATCTCCTTCTCATCCAAATTGGTCATCAAAATTCCCTCAGTTTCTTAAAACTGCAGTTTCATCCAGACAACAACCTAGTAATACTAACATTAACAATCATTTGCAATTCTCCAATAACTCTCAGTTTTGGAACGCTTCTCCTACTAGCATATTAACTGGTGATAACCCTTCTCGTCTTCTCCCTTCGCCACAAACTCAATTTTTAACTCCCACTCTCAATGATCATCAGAAACCTAATTGCAACAATAGCCTAGGCTTCAAG CCAAGCATAGAAGAAGTTCAAGATTCAAGCTCGATAGTGAAAAAAAGTAAGAGTAGCGAACCCACTTACAAAAGGCCTCGAATGGAAACACCATCACAATTACCAACGTTTAAG GTTCGAAAAGAGAAGTTGGGAGACCGAATTACCGCACTACAGCAATTGTGTTCTCCTTTTGGGAAG ACTGATACCGCATCAGTGCTTTATGAAGCCATCGAGTACATCAAGTTCCTCCATGATCAAGTTACA GTTCTTAGTAATCCGTATATGAAACATGGATCAGCTCCCATGCAGTACCAACAG AATATGGACAATTCCAAGGATGGAGAGAGAACAAGACAAGATCTAAGAAGCCGAGGTTTATGTTTGGTTCCAATGTCGAGCACCTTCTCAGTTACTAACGAGACTAGTACAGATTTTTGGACACCAACTTTCGGAGGAACTTACAGGTAG